A genomic window from Cloacibacillus evryensis DSM 19522 includes:
- a CDS encoding FAD binding domain-containing protein, translated as MYIRVRSLAELDDKKLAGRFIAGGTDFVPLMKLGLKEPRLLIDVTKLTELRGISLSDKEISIGAAATLTEIAENADVLRYLPALAQSAEKTASLQIRNVGTIGGNVMQDRRCIFFNQSSSWRSSMEKCFKAGGGVCLQIRNSAVCRAIYYSDTATALVLYEAEAEILRDGRLERIPAAKLIAEHSAENGLRSEESALLLVRLHIPLPPVGEKSGFLKYNVRSSIDFPLVNFALRLSDGARPAMAVAGAVGPVPLVLEKSSRLLDENAPADGAEWTEEAVKEIKAGGGLIRESVVPPKVKMMSYKLIGELLKKLNAA; from the coding sequence ATGTATATAAGAGTCAGATCACTTGCGGAACTAGATGATAAAAAACTTGCGGGGCGCTTCATCGCCGGCGGCACCGACTTTGTGCCGCTGATGAAGCTGGGACTGAAAGAGCCGCGCCTGCTGATCGACGTGACGAAGCTCACCGAGCTTCGCGGCATAAGCCTCTCCGATAAAGAAATATCGATCGGCGCGGCGGCGACGCTCACGGAGATCGCCGAAAACGCCGATGTCCTGAGATACCTTCCCGCGCTCGCACAGAGCGCCGAAAAGACGGCCTCCCTGCAAATAAGGAACGTCGGCACGATCGGCGGCAACGTAATGCAGGACCGGCGCTGCATATTTTTCAATCAGTCGTCCTCGTGGCGAAGCTCCATGGAAAAATGCTTTAAAGCGGGAGGCGGCGTCTGCCTGCAGATCAGGAATTCGGCGGTCTGCCGCGCCATATACTATTCCGACACGGCGACGGCGCTTGTGCTCTACGAGGCCGAGGCCGAGATATTGAGGGACGGCAGGCTGGAAAGGATCCCTGCCGCGAAGCTGATCGCGGAGCACAGCGCCGAAAACGGTCTCCGCTCCGAAGAGAGCGCCCTGCTGCTGGTGCGCCTCCACATCCCCCTGCCGCCCGTGGGCGAGAAGAGCGGCTTCCTGAAATACAACGTGCGCTCGTCGATCGACTTCCCGCTCGTGAACTTCGCTCTGCGCCTCTCCGACGGAGCGCGCCCCGCGATGGCCGTCGCGGGAGCGGTCGGGCCGGTGCCGCTCGTCCTTGAAAAATCTTCGCGCCTGCTTGACGAAAACGCCCCAGCCGACGGCGCGGAATGGACGGAGGAAGCGGTAAAAGAGATAAAAGCCGGCGGCGGCCTCATCCGCGAATCAGTCGTGCCGCCGAAGGTCAAGATGATGTCCTACAAACTGATCGGAGAACTGCTCAAAAAATTAAACGCCGCATAA
- a CDS encoding SpoVA/SpoVAEb family sporulation membrane protein — protein sequence MTVLTRAIKAFLVGAFVGLTGQSLIWVCALFVPPAMAVPAATLLFGVLGIALIGTGFYAGAMEFGGNGAAIPIWGLMFAAAAGRAEAQSKGVAAPKAFWIGFIPIIKIIGAGFVLAFLLGMALKETGATTVEAPGLIMQFVWAVIIGGAISAAAQLLSETKAPFPIIAVIMIAFGGGLLTYFGFMKTFGRLGVGGASMTAVACGSSAYEAGTVILSGVAAPLIIGVALNIILVAMGAFAGVFMLDRD from the coding sequence ATGACAGTTTTAACACGGGCCATAAAGGCTTTTCTTGTAGGCGCTTTTGTTGGATTGACCGGCCAGTCCCTTATATGGGTGTGCGCGCTGTTCGTACCCCCCGCAATGGCGGTGCCGGCCGCTACGCTTCTCTTCGGCGTACTGGGCATCGCGTTGATAGGCACCGGTTTTTACGCCGGGGCGATGGAGTTTGGAGGAAACGGCGCCGCGATCCCCATCTGGGGCCTCATGTTCGCCGCCGCCGCCGGACGCGCGGAGGCGCAGTCTAAAGGGGTCGCAGCTCCAAAAGCCTTTTGGATCGGATTTATCCCCATTATAAAAATTATCGGCGCCGGCTTCGTGCTTGCGTTCCTGTTGGGGATGGCGCTTAAGGAGACCGGCGCGACAACGGTCGAGGCTCCGGGGCTGATCATGCAGTTCGTCTGGGCCGTCATCATAGGCGGCGCGATCTCCGCCGCGGCGCAGCTGCTCTCGGAGACGAAGGCGCCGTTTCCTATTATCGCGGTCATTATGATCGCCTTCGGCGGCGGACTGCTGACCTATTTCGGCTTCATGAAAACATTCGGCAGGCTGGGCGTCGGCGGCGCGTCCATGACGGCCGTCGCCTGCGGCAGCAGCGCCTATGAGGCCGGGACCGTGATATTGAGCGGCGTTGCGGCTCCGCTGATAATCGGCGTCGCGCTGAACATAATACTTGTGGCTATGGGCGCTTTTGCCGGCGTGTTTATGTTGGACAGGGACTGA
- a CDS encoding S-layer homology domain-containing protein, which produces MKFFIAAMIAAFVFIAAPFSADASSNPFADVPSGHWAYDAVAQLAADGVVSGYPAGDLNGARLCTRYELASVVARALGKTDAGKASKTDVGILNKLVMEFKDELDALGIKADKADKSAAALEERLGGWRLSGVFIFDANFTSKGWYNKNENVNDFNNNLFALHLVKNIDENTFFFAEFRSGFFADGKGRGDQSPELDEIYVQTKLPYDIDFRVGRWLEDFERANGLYWSQYEMNSLYGSYRTDGFRFHKNFGSFDATAFIGRNARHGESFLLQMLNRGVMNEEEWVLPTSGDTSGSEYMNTVVYLQWQPNEKLKLGATLNWWDADSGKAGEYDLGMAIYGLYADAALTPAINLKGIYYWEKLDDGFTRLNEYDNRLQGIADTSPTAYKIVLDVKQEALKFTSLWLEYSTYDNSFTLNNLQHVMNWGERNLTPSVMDNMPYGRDGATKIWMVGAEQRWNDKWTTFEKYAKAAYGKEWADDAENFTIGVTYQYTPAIAFQVVYDYLDFGYGTGDPLVSHNYRFGTDHVLKFRTCVCF; this is translated from the coding sequence ATGAAATTCTTTATAGCCGCTATGATTGCGGCATTCGTGTTCATCGCCGCCCCATTTTCCGCGGACGCCTCGTCAAATCCGTTCGCGGACGTTCCTTCCGGCCATTGGGCCTACGACGCCGTGGCGCAGTTGGCCGCCGACGGAGTCGTTTCCGGTTATCCCGCCGGCGATCTCAATGGCGCCCGTTTATGCACACGCTATGAACTCGCCTCCGTCGTCGCCCGCGCTCTGGGAAAGACGGACGCGGGCAAGGCGTCAAAAACGGACGTCGGGATCTTGAACAAGCTGGTCATGGAGTTCAAAGATGAACTTGACGCGCTGGGCATAAAGGCCGATAAAGCCGACAAGAGCGCAGCCGCGCTTGAAGAGCGGCTTGGCGGCTGGAGATTGTCCGGCGTATTCATCTTTGACGCCAATTTTACGAGCAAGGGCTGGTATAACAAGAACGAAAACGTCAATGATTTCAATAATAATCTTTTCGCGCTGCACCTTGTGAAAAATATTGACGAAAACACCTTTTTCTTCGCCGAATTCCGCAGCGGCTTTTTCGCCGACGGCAAAGGACGCGGCGACCAGTCCCCCGAACTCGACGAAATTTACGTCCAGACCAAGCTGCCTTACGACATAGACTTCAGAGTTGGCCGCTGGCTGGAGGACTTCGAGCGCGCGAACGGCCTCTACTGGAGCCAATACGAAATGAATTCCCTTTACGGCAGCTACCGCACCGACGGCTTTCGGTTCCATAAGAATTTCGGCAGCTTTGACGCCACCGCCTTTATCGGACGCAACGCCAGGCACGGCGAGAGTTTTCTTCTCCAAATGCTGAACCGCGGCGTCATGAATGAAGAAGAGTGGGTGCTGCCGACATCGGGAGACACGTCGGGCAGCGAATACATGAATACCGTCGTCTACCTCCAGTGGCAGCCGAATGAAAAGTTAAAGCTGGGCGCCACTCTCAACTGGTGGGACGCGGACTCCGGCAAAGCCGGCGAATACGACCTCGGGATGGCGATATACGGGCTTTACGCGGATGCGGCTCTCACTCCGGCAATAAACCTCAAAGGCATCTATTACTGGGAGAAGCTCGACGACGGCTTCACACGCCTCAACGAATACGACAACAGGCTCCAAGGTATCGCCGATACTTCGCCGACCGCCTATAAAATCGTCCTGGACGTCAAACAGGAGGCGCTTAAATTCACCTCGTTGTGGCTGGAATATTCGACATACGACAACTCCTTCACGCTGAACAACCTTCAGCACGTCATGAACTGGGGCGAACGGAACCTGACGCCCAGCGTCATGGACAATATGCCCTACGGCAGGGACGGCGCGACGAAAATCTGGATGGTAGGCGCCGAACAGCGCTGGAACGACAAGTGGACGACTTTTGAGAAATACGCGAAGGCGGCTTACGGCAAAGAATGGGCGGACGACGCGGAGAACTTCACCATCGGCGTTACATATCAATACACGCCGGCGATCGCGTTCCAAGTTGTCTACGACTATCTGGATTTCGGCTACGGGACCGGCGACCCTCTCGTCTCCCATAACTACCGCTTCGGTACGGACCACGTGCTGAAATTCCGCACATGCGTCTGTTTTTAG